In one window of Halomarina pelagica DNA:
- a CDS encoding BolA family protein, whose protein sequence is MTPEDVERLIEEGIEDAEATVTRPRDPDDDTHLAAVVVSPAFEGRPLVRQHQLVYDALGEHMTRDIHALELKTYTPEEYERR, encoded by the coding sequence ATGACGCCCGAAGACGTCGAGCGGCTCATCGAGGAGGGTATCGAGGACGCCGAGGCGACGGTCACGCGCCCGCGCGATCCCGACGACGACACGCACCTCGCGGCGGTCGTCGTCTCGCCCGCCTTCGAGGGCCGCCCGCTCGTTCGCCAGCACCAGCTCGTCTACGACGCGCTCGGCGAGCACATGACCCGCGACATCCACGCGCTCGAACTCAAGACGTACACGCCCGAGGAGTACGAGCGACGGTAG
- a CDS encoding ABC transporter ATP-binding protein, translated as MAELTLDSVTKRFDDVVAVDDVSMDIEDGEFLVLVGPSGCGKSTTLRMIAGLESVTGGDIRLGGRSIAHAKPMERDIAMVFQSYALYPHMTVRGNMRFGLEESTDLADDEIEARVEEAADLLDIPELLDRKPGELSGGQQQRVALGRAIVRDPAVFLMDEPLSNLDAKLRAQMRTELQRLQEELAVTTVYVTHDQTEAMTMGDRIAVLDDGRLMQVGTPLECYHEPANEFVAGFIGEPSMNFFPVERDGATLVGDGFEYPLSEETRASLDGTTALTLGVRPEDVEIVPVAETDHDFETVAGVVEPMGNENNVHLSFPDGGAFVAVVDGMTHVGRDETVVARIPEESVHLFDRETGAALRNRSLAELERPEARPTDD; from the coding sequence GTGGCAGAGCTGACGCTCGACAGCGTCACGAAACGCTTCGACGACGTCGTCGCCGTCGACGACGTCTCGATGGACATCGAGGACGGGGAGTTCCTCGTCCTCGTCGGGCCGTCCGGCTGCGGGAAGTCGACCACCTTGCGGATGATCGCGGGGCTGGAGAGCGTCACCGGGGGAGACATCCGCCTCGGGGGACGCTCGATCGCCCACGCCAAGCCGATGGAGCGGGACATCGCGATGGTCTTTCAGAGCTACGCGCTCTACCCGCACATGACCGTCCGCGGGAACATGCGCTTCGGGCTGGAGGAGTCGACCGACCTCGCCGACGACGAGATCGAGGCGCGCGTCGAGGAGGCCGCGGACCTGCTCGACATCCCCGAACTCCTCGATCGCAAGCCGGGCGAACTCTCGGGCGGCCAGCAACAGCGCGTCGCGCTCGGCCGCGCCATCGTCCGCGACCCGGCGGTCTTCCTGATGGACGAACCGCTCTCCAACCTCGACGCCAAGCTCCGCGCGCAGATGCGAACCGAACTTCAGCGGCTCCAGGAGGAACTCGCGGTGACGACGGTGTACGTCACCCACGACCAGACGGAGGCGATGACGATGGGCGATCGCATCGCCGTCCTCGACGACGGGCGGCTGATGCAGGTCGGCACGCCGCTTGAGTGCTACCACGAGCCGGCCAACGAGTTCGTCGCCGGGTTCATCGGCGAGCCGTCGATGAACTTCTTCCCCGTCGAGCGCGACGGGGCGACGCTCGTCGGCGACGGCTTCGAGTACCCCCTCTCCGAGGAGACGCGCGCGTCGCTCGACGGGACGACGGCGCTCACCCTCGGCGTTCGGCCCGAGGACGTGGAGATCGTCCCGGTCGCGGAGACCGACCACGACTTCGAGACGGTCGCCGGCGTCGTCGAGCCGATGGGCAACGAGAACAACGTCCACCTGTCGTTCCCCGACGGGGGGGCGTTCGTCGCCGTCGTGGACGGGATGACGCACGTCGGACGCGACGAGACGGTCGTCGCGCGCATCCCCGAGGAGAGCGTCCACCTCTTCGACCGCGAGACGGGGGCGGCGCTACGCAACCGCTCGCTCGCGGAACTCGAACGGCCGGAGGCGCGACCGACCGACGACTGA
- a CDS encoding carbohydrate ABC transporter permease yields the protein MASANVSPTDSGQDDDGNRRRLPGSKRRAALYVVLVGLLLFYLAPLEAGLMTAFKTTQEFQRSLPLVPPGPGGFTIEPWTVAVREMADALVNSLLLAVPATILSALLGSLAAYGLTNIDWRGQVGVVLLFVAGIFIPYQAVLIPLSRLFAIVDTASLLSFLWGLPFLQEHHANLINLIVAHTAYGIPITTLLFRGYYKTFSAEMLEAARLDGASAFRVYRRIVLPLSKPMFAVTLIYQFTQIWNDLLFALVIIPSGSGPAAVVTMALNNLTGGIIQTFNTQMAGAFVAALPTLLVYVLFGDYFARGVAGES from the coding sequence ATGGCGAGCGCGAACGTCTCGCCGACCGATTCCGGCCAAGACGACGACGGCAACCGCCGTCGGCTGCCGGGCTCGAAGCGCCGGGCGGCGCTGTACGTCGTCCTCGTCGGCCTGTTGCTGTTCTACCTCGCGCCGCTCGAGGCCGGCCTGATGACGGCGTTCAAGACGACCCAGGAGTTCCAGCGGTCGCTCCCGCTGGTGCCGCCCGGTCCGGGCGGGTTCACGATCGAGCCGTGGACGGTCGCGGTGCGCGAGATGGCGGACGCGCTGGTCAACAGCCTGCTGCTCGCCGTCCCCGCGACGATCCTCTCCGCGCTCCTCGGGAGCCTGGCCGCTTACGGCCTGACGAACATCGACTGGCGCGGGCAGGTCGGCGTCGTCCTGCTGTTCGTCGCCGGCATCTTCATCCCGTACCAGGCGGTGCTCATCCCCCTGTCGCGGCTGTTCGCCATCGTCGACACCGCGTCGCTGCTGTCGTTCCTGTGGGGACTCCCGTTCCTCCAGGAGCACCACGCGAACCTGATCAACCTCATCGTCGCACACACGGCCTACGGGATACCGATCACGACGCTGCTGTTCCGGGGGTACTACAAGACGTTCTCCGCGGAGATGCTGGAGGCGGCCCGCCTCGACGGCGCGAGCGCCTTCCGCGTCTACCGCCGCATCGTCCTGCCCCTCTCGAAGCCGATGTTCGCGGTGACGCTCATCTACCAGTTCACGCAGATCTGGAACGACCTGCTGTTCGCGCTGGTCATCATCCCGTCGGGAAGCGGTCCCGCGGCGGTGGTGACGATGGCGCTCAACAACCTCACCGGCGGGATCATCCAGACGTTCAACACGCAGATGGCGGGCGCGTTCGTCGCGGCGCTCCCGACGCTCCTCGTCTACGTCCTGTTCGGGGACTACTTCGCCCGCGGCGTGGCGGGGGAATCATGA
- a CDS encoding carbohydrate ABC transporter permease, whose product MRNRSPNPRSDDAGERLRADGGTTTATAARRDDETGLSRYVSDEFLSSLPFWLPPFLLMGFFVYGAIGWNFVISLTDFAGLQLPTYDPATWDFETYARAFSDPTFWTAFRNTVILLVVFTALALVIGLGLAILIDQGVRFENGFRTVYLLPMSLSFVVTAVFWRWMYNPQSGVINTVLGSLLGPLGIDVRFQWLSGFVDTGALGALPLVPDVLYVKLFAVIFALIWQFSGYTMVVYLAGLRAIPTEQYEAARTDGASTVRMYWRVVLPQLRASTISAAVVLMVFALKAFDFIFVLFGDNPGPYGDILSTMMYRQAFSSNQWAYGSAIAIVLFVMALFVVSPYLYSEYRRGEL is encoded by the coding sequence ATGCGTAATCGATCACCGAACCCGCGGTCCGACGACGCCGGCGAGCGCCTCAGGGCGGACGGCGGGACGACGACGGCCACCGCCGCGCGCCGGGACGACGAGACCGGGCTCTCCCGGTACGTCTCCGATGAGTTCCTCAGCTCGCTCCCGTTCTGGCTGCCGCCGTTTCTCCTGATGGGCTTCTTCGTCTACGGGGCGATCGGCTGGAACTTCGTCATCTCGCTGACCGACTTCGCGGGGCTCCAGCTTCCGACGTACGACCCCGCGACGTGGGACTTCGAGACGTACGCGCGGGCGTTCTCGGACCCGACGTTCTGGACCGCCTTCCGGAACACCGTCATCCTGCTCGTCGTGTTCACCGCGCTCGCGCTGGTCATCGGCCTGGGCCTCGCGATCCTCATCGACCAGGGCGTCCGCTTCGAGAACGGCTTTCGAACCGTCTACCTGCTCCCGATGAGCCTCTCGTTCGTCGTCACCGCCGTCTTCTGGCGGTGGATGTACAACCCCCAGTCGGGCGTCATCAACACGGTCCTCGGGTCGCTCCTCGGACCGCTGGGGATCGACGTCCGCTTCCAGTGGCTGAGCGGCTTCGTCGACACGGGCGCGCTGGGGGCGCTCCCGCTCGTCCCCGACGTCCTCTACGTCAAGCTGTTCGCCGTCATCTTCGCGCTCATCTGGCAGTTCAGCGGCTACACGATGGTCGTCTACCTCGCCGGACTGCGCGCGATCCCGACCGAGCAGTACGAGGCGGCGCGCACCGACGGCGCGAGCACGGTGCGCATGTACTGGCGGGTCGTCCTCCCGCAGCTCCGCGCCTCGACCATCAGCGCGGCGGTCGTGCTGATGGTGTTCGCGCTCAAGGCGTTCGACTTCATCTTCGTGCTGTTCGGGGACAACCCCGGGCCGTACGGGGACATCCTCTCGACGATGATGTATCGACAGGCGTTCAGCTCGAACCAGTGGGCATACGGCTCCGCGATCGCCATCGTGCTGTTCGTGATGGCGCTGTTCGTGGTCAGTCCGTACCTCTACAGCGAGTACCGGCGGGGTGAACTCTGA
- a CDS encoding ABC transporter substrate-binding protein, with product MTEDDIAGRFSRRTVLKGTAAAGVAGLAGCLGGGGGSNDGNGSGGSGGGGSGSNALEIQHWWTGGDGSAAIEALLAGFEEKYPDVTVNPNPVSGGAGENLHAVIKKRVLNDNPPSTWQAWPGANLTPYVEADKLHDIGESVWGENDMKKAYLDGPKQAAKPGGSYVTVPLNIHRLNNLFYNVSVVEDAGVDPSSIGKPSDLVAAMKKAEDAGYVGMAQQTKSAWSTGQLWAQVLLGESDPETYAAIMEGKAKENADAVKNALSVVKEYSQYFNRDAGSIGWQDANKLIINGKAAFFHQGDWAAGMYRAQDGFEFESDWGHVPFPGTDGAYALNMDSFPFPKNNPSPETTKKFLRYVGSVDAQKRFNPKKGSIPPRTDVPKDAFGPFLKRQMEDFANSTAQPLSIQHGLAVPPKALTAFGSAMSTFISGYDVEQAQGAIVEALAR from the coding sequence ATGACAGAGGATGACATAGCAGGTCGGTTCTCCCGACGCACCGTGCTGAAAGGAACGGCCGCCGCGGGCGTCGCGGGGCTTGCGGGCTGTCTCGGCGGCGGCGGTGGCTCGAACGACGGGAACGGCTCCGGCGGCTCGGGTGGCGGCGGTTCCGGCTCGAACGCCCTCGAGATCCAGCACTGGTGGACGGGCGGCGACGGGTCGGCCGCCATCGAAGCGTTGCTGGCCGGGTTCGAGGAGAAGTACCCGGACGTCACGGTCAACCCCAACCCGGTCTCCGGCGGTGCCGGCGAGAACCTGCACGCGGTCATCAAGAAGCGCGTGCTGAACGACAACCCGCCGAGCACGTGGCAGGCGTGGCCCGGCGCGAACCTGACGCCGTACGTCGAGGCGGACAAGCTCCACGACATCGGCGAGTCGGTCTGGGGCGAGAACGACATGAAGAAGGCCTACCTCGATGGTCCGAAGCAGGCGGCGAAGCCCGGCGGCTCCTACGTGACGGTGCCGCTCAACATCCACCGGCTCAACAACCTCTTCTACAACGTGAGCGTCGTCGAGGACGCCGGCGTCGATCCGTCGTCGATCGGGAAGCCGAGTGACCTCGTCGCCGCGATGAAGAAGGCGGAGGACGCCGGCTACGTCGGCATGGCCCAGCAGACCAAGAGCGCGTGGTCGACCGGTCAGCTCTGGGCGCAGGTGCTGCTCGGCGAGTCGGACCCCGAGACGTACGCCGCGATCATGGAGGGGAAGGCGAAGGAGAACGCCGACGCGGTGAAGAACGCCCTCTCGGTCGTCAAGGAGTACTCGCAGTACTTCAACCGGGACGCCGGCTCGATCGGCTGGCAGGACGCGAACAAGCTCATCATCAACGGAAAGGCCGCCTTCTTCCACCAGGGCGACTGGGCCGCGGGGATGTACCGCGCTCAGGACGGCTTCGAGTTCGAGTCGGACTGGGGGCACGTCCCCTTCCCCGGGACCGACGGAGCGTACGCGCTGAACATGGACTCGTTCCCGTTCCCGAAGAACAACCCCTCGCCCGAGACGACGAAGAAGTTCCTGCGCTACGTCGGCAGCGTCGACGCGCAGAAGCGCTTCAACCCCAAGAAGGGGTCCATCCCGCCGCGCACCGACGTGCCGAAGGACGCCTTCGGCCCGTTCCTCAAGCGCCAGATGGAGGACTTCGCGAACTCGACGGCCCAGCCGCTGAGCATCCAGCACGGGCTCGCGGTGCCGCCGAAGGCGCTGACGGCGTTCGGGAGCGCGATGTCGACGTTCATCTCCGGCTACGACGTCGAGCAGGCGCAGGGGGCGATCGTCGAGGCGCTCGCTCGGTAG
- the gfcR gene encoding transcriptional regulator GfcR, producing the protein MKNVDDLIENAASLAERGLSKGEIADELNVSRETARWLVERSGAAAAATSRRDSDDIHVDWSAVGADSGRLGHVGAALADLLVDANGTVDVTVGIEKAGVPLATAVASELETDLATYTPRKHQWEEGDIEDLGGSFSRNFASVEDRDCYVVDDTVTSGTTLTETIDAIRERGGNPVACAILVDKRGVDEVEGVPVHSLVQVIRV; encoded by the coding sequence ATGAAGAACGTAGACGACCTCATCGAGAACGCAGCGTCGCTCGCAGAACGAGGGCTCTCGAAGGGCGAAATCGCCGACGAACTGAACGTCTCGCGGGAGACCGCCCGGTGGCTGGTCGAGCGCAGCGGTGCCGCCGCCGCCGCCACGAGTCGCCGGGATTCCGACGACATCCACGTCGACTGGAGCGCCGTCGGTGCCGACTCCGGCCGGCTCGGACACGTCGGGGCGGCGCTCGCCGACCTCCTGGTCGACGCGAACGGCACCGTCGACGTCACCGTGGGGATCGAGAAGGCCGGCGTCCCGCTCGCGACGGCTGTCGCGAGCGAACTCGAGACGGACCTCGCGACGTACACGCCCCGCAAGCACCAGTGGGAGGAGGGCGACATCGAGGACCTCGGCGGGAGCTTCTCGCGCAACTTCGCGAGCGTCGAGGACCGCGACTGTTACGTCGTCGACGACACCGTCACCAGCGGGACGACCCTGACCGAGACCATCGACGCGATCCGCGAGCGCGGCGGGAACCCCGTCGCCTGCGCTATCCTCGTCGACAAGCGCGGCGTCGACGAGGTGGAGGGCGTGCCGGTCCACTCGCTCGTGCAGGTGATCCGCGTCTGA
- a CDS encoding glucose 1-dehydrogenase, with amino-acid sequence MRTITTRGDGSGPELDERPRPVPADGQVLVRTLRVGVDGTDHEVVACEHGGPPAGEDRLVLGHEAVGVVADANGTALAEGTVVAPTVRRPPNGTNEYFERGEPDMAPEGSYVERGIVGAHGFMSEYFVSAPEYLVSLPRELAEWGFLVEPISISEKALGHAVAARSAFEWNPESALVLGNGSLGLLTLAMLGSRAERTYCLGRRDRPDPTIDLIEGLGATYVDSRETPVPEIPDAHEPMDLVYEATGYARHALETVEALAPNGVGALVGVPGDWTFEVDGGALHRELVLHNKALVGTVNSNAEHFEAAVETLSALPERFLDALVTDVVDLEEYERAFDDGDGTIKTAVEFDTL; translated from the coding sequence ATGAGAACGATCACCACTAGAGGGGACGGAAGCGGCCCGGAGCTGGACGAGCGACCGCGACCGGTGCCCGCCGACGGGCAGGTCCTGGTTCGCACCCTGCGCGTCGGCGTCGACGGTACCGATCACGAGGTCGTCGCCTGCGAGCACGGCGGCCCGCCGGCGGGCGAGGACCGCCTCGTGCTCGGCCACGAGGCGGTCGGCGTCGTCGCGGACGCGAACGGGACGGCGCTCGCGGAGGGGACCGTCGTCGCGCCCACGGTGCGACGACCGCCGAACGGAACCAACGAGTACTTCGAGCGCGGAGAGCCCGACATGGCCCCCGAGGGTTCGTACGTGGAGCGGGGCATCGTTGGTGCCCACGGCTTCATGAGCGAGTACTTCGTCAGCGCGCCGGAGTACCTCGTCTCGCTCCCGCGCGAACTCGCCGAGTGGGGCTTTCTCGTCGAGCCGATCAGCATCAGCGAGAAGGCGCTGGGTCACGCCGTCGCCGCGCGCTCGGCGTTCGAGTGGAACCCGGAGAGCGCCCTCGTGCTCGGCAACGGGTCGCTCGGCCTGCTCACCCTCGCGATGCTCGGCTCGCGGGCGGAACGGACCTACTGCCTCGGCCGCCGGGACCGCCCCGACCCCACGATCGACCTCATCGAGGGACTGGGGGCGACGTACGTCGACTCGCGGGAGACGCCGGTCCCGGAGATCCCGGACGCCCACGAGCCGATGGACCTCGTCTACGAGGCGACGGGCTATGCCAGACACGCCCTCGAGACGGTCGAGGCGCTCGCGCCCAACGGGGTCGGCGCGCTCGTCGGCGTCCCCGGCGACTGGACGTTCGAGGTCGACGGCGGCGCGCTCCACCGCGAACTGGTCCTGCACAACAAGGCCCTGGTCGGGACCGTGAACTCCAACGCCGAGCACTTCGAGGCCGCAGTCGAGACGCTCTCCGCGCTCCCCGAGCGGTTCCTCGACGCGCTCGTCACCGACGTCGTCGACCTCGAGGAGTACGAGCGGGCCTTCGACGACGGCGACGGCACCATTAAGACCGCGGTCGAGTTCGATACACTATGA